The following nucleotide sequence is from Pseudomonas sp. S09G 359.
CACCGCAATCGAGGGCAGTAGCGCAAGCACTGTCGAGCAAACTGGCGGTGTAGAGCAGGGCGTCTTCAAAGCTCAACTCTTCGACTTGAACACCGTGGGAGGGCAGGTAATGGTCGATGGCGCGGTTGAACGCGGCGCGGTCTTTGGCTGAACTGCGGGGTGGGTCGGGGACGGCTTTGTTCATGGCGTAACTCCGTGATGATTAGGAGTCGACACCCTTCGCGACTAAACAAATGGGTGGCGGCTGTACGCAGGTTAGTCGACCGGCCATCACGCGAATCCGGCGCACCCGAAGGTGCCCTACGCACAGCCACCATAAAAGCTGATGGAAGACCGTGCGCGTGATGG
It contains:
- a CDS encoding DUF6124 family protein codes for the protein MNKAVPDPPRSSAKDRAAFNRAIDHYLPSHGVQVEELSFEDALLYTASLLDSACATALDCGEQLASPERAKILAVWHLLEIARTTVDRSIECLKPAKATA